A window from Dermacentor albipictus isolate Rhodes 1998 colony chromosome 10, USDA_Dalb.pri_finalv2, whole genome shotgun sequence encodes these proteins:
- the mRRF2 gene encoding ribosome-releasing factor 2, mitochondrial isoform X1 → MLLVRGKPNSLLRSATPLCRCLCTAGPSHSERPELPKHKQRKVRNIGIVAHVDAGKTTITERILFYSGLTRAMGEVHDGDTVTDCLPQERERGISITAATVTFPWRDHRVNLIDTPGHVDFSMEVERSLRVMDGAVTLLDGSEGVQAQTITVWEQACRHNLPRLIFVNKMDKAAASFDACISDVRSKLAAAPLVVQLPLKTTDRMVGIVDLVSMETHIWPADSHQGRVFTRAPLTPGTSQYEKAAQKRQELIEAAAELDDQFADEFLLQDRQVPPDDLMAALRRITVAGKGAPMLCGSAYRNLAVQPLLDAVIDFLPEPVVSDGSGQLAALAFKVVHTKFKGPLTFVRLYGGRITMGQRLYNATRDVSEKAVELVEVTADEYRTVREALAGDVLAIAGLQHSVTGDLLAANAATARSALEGPAGQRAAMQIPEPVLLCSIEAPSMRHQNALDAALACMLREDPALRLSHCPDTGQMVLGGLGQLHLEVTRDRILLEHNVDASLGPLQVAYREAPTDHAAKSVRHLLDRAAGGTNHRVEVEMRVLPSDAPFRGLKVVVTDDNNLGRLWPQHRRALDAGVSLALSHGPLRSFPVVNASIELLWCEVGRGTSLAMVTAAASQCIAQCLANASVVLMEPIMKVQVSIPEMYLGRMLSDLSQRRATIREILQRQDMRVVNAEVPLAEMNDYANVVRTLSSGRASFSMSLAAYHPMGAQETAVALRRLSGFTENA, encoded by the exons ATGTTGTTAGTACGCGGTAAACCAAACTCACTTCTTAGGTCGGCCACACCGCTTTGCCGTTGCCTGTGCACCGCCGGTCCCTCGCACAGCGAGCGGCCTGAGCTGCCAAAACACAAGCAACGCAAAGTACGCAACATCGGCATCGTAGCCCACGTCGACGCCGGCAAGACGACCATCACGGAGAGAATACTGTTCTACAGTGGCCTGACACGAGCTATGGGCGAGGTTCACGACGGCGACACAGTGACCGATTGCCTGCCCCAGGAACGCGAGAGGGGCATTAGCATCACCGCTGCCACGGTGACCTTTCCCTGGCGAGACCATCGCGTCAACCTCATCGACACGCCGGGTCACGTGGACTTCAGCATGGAA GTGGAGCGTTCCCTGCGAGTAATGGATGGAGCCGTCACGCTTCTCGATGGATCTGAGGGTGTCCAGGCACAGACCATTACAGTGTGGGAACAGGCCTGCCGCCACAACCTGCCTCGCCTCATCTTTGTGAACAAGATGGACAAGGCTGCTGCCAGCTTCGATGCTTGCATATCTGATGTGCGTTCGAAGCTGGCAGCTGCTCCTCTGGTGGTGCAACTCCCGCTAAAAACCACAGACAGAATGGTGGGCATTGTTGACTTGGTGTCCATGGAAACTCATATCTGGCCTGCAGACTCCCACCAAGGCCGTGTCTTCACTCGTGCACCTCTTACACCAGGGACTAGCCAATACGAAAAAGCTGCACAGAAGAG GCAGGAGCTCATTGAAGCAGCAGCAGAACTTGATGACCAGTTTGCAGACGAGTTTCTACTACAAGATCGGCAGGTCCCGCCAGATGATCTCATGGCAGCACTGCGAAGAATAACCGTTGCGGGGAAGGGCGCACCAATGCTGTGTGGCAGCGCCTACCGCAACTTGGCGGTGCAGCCCCTGTTGGATGCCGTCATCGACTTTCTGCCCGAACCTGTTGTCTCTGATGGTAGCGGGCAGCTAGCTGCACTGGCCTTCAAAGTGGTGCACACGAAG TTCAAGGGCCCACTAACTTTTGTGAGGCTGTATGGCGGCCGCATCACAATGGGCCAACGACTGTACAATGCCACGCGGGATGTGTCTGAGAAAGCGGTCGAACTGGTTGAAGTGACGGCTGACGAGTATCGCACCGTGCGTGAGGCCCTGGCCGGTGACGTGCTGGCCATTGCTGGACTCCAGCACAGTGTCACCGGAGACCTGCTGGCCGCCAACGCCGCTACAGCTCGCTCAGCCCTCGAAG GGCCTGCTGGTCAACGGGCGGCGATGCAGATTCCGGAGCCCGTACTACTGTGCAGTATTGAGGCACCATCTATGCGTCATCAGAATGCACTGGATGCTGCCCTAGCCTGCATGTTACGTGAAGACCCAGCCCTGCGGCTCAGCCACTGTCCAGACACTGGGCAAATG GTGCTCGGTGGCCTGGGACAGCTTCACCTGGAAGTGACACGGGACCGCATTTTGCTCGAGCACAATGTGGATGCCAGCCTGGGCCCTCTGCAG GTAGCTTACCGGGAGGCACCAACAGATCATGCTGCCAAGTCAGTGCGGCACCTGCTGGACCGCGCTGCGGGCGGTACGAATCACAGGGTCGAAGTCGAGATGCGCGTGTTACCATCCGACGCACCATTTAGAGGACTGAAG GTGGTAGTGACCGATGACAACAACTTGGGGCGGCTTTGGCCGCAGCACAGACGGGCTCTCGATGCTGGAGTATCGCTGGCACTATCACACGGACCCTTGCGAAGCTTCCCAGTGGTCAACGCCAGCATTGAGCTGCTCTGGTGCGAAGTGGGTCGGGGCACCTCTCTGGCCATGGTCACTGCAGCTGCATCCCAATGCATCGCTCAGTGTCTGGCTAACGCTTCTGTCGTGCTCATGGAGCCTATCATGAAGGTTCAG GTGTCCATTCCCGAGATGTATCTTGGCCGTATGCTGAGTGACCTCTCTCAGAGGAGGGCAACGATTAGAGAGATATTGCAACGTCAAGACATGCGTGTCGTGAATGCCGAG GTTCCACTTGCTGAAATGAACGATTACGCAAATGTTGTGCGAACTCTGTCTTCTGGCCGTGCCAGCTTCAGCATGTCCCTAGCTGCCTACCATCCTATGGGAGCACAAGAAACTGCCGTGGCATTGAGGCGGCTCTCTGGATTCACAGAAAATGCCTGA
- the mRRF2 gene encoding ribosome-releasing factor 2, mitochondrial isoform X2 — protein MDGAVTLLDGSEGVQAQTITVWEQACRHNLPRLIFVNKMDKAAASFDACISDVRSKLAAAPLVVQLPLKTTDRMVGIVDLVSMETHIWPADSHQGRVFTRAPLTPGTSQYEKAAQKRQELIEAAAELDDQFADEFLLQDRQVPPDDLMAALRRITVAGKGAPMLCGSAYRNLAVQPLLDAVIDFLPEPVVSDGSGQLAALAFKVVHTKFKGPLTFVRLYGGRITMGQRLYNATRDVSEKAVELVEVTADEYRTVREALAGDVLAIAGLQHSVTGDLLAANAATARSALEGPAGQRAAMQIPEPVLLCSIEAPSMRHQNALDAALACMLREDPALRLSHCPDTGQMVLGGLGQLHLEVTRDRILLEHNVDASLGPLQVAYREAPTDHAAKSVRHLLDRAAGGTNHRVEVEMRVLPSDAPFRGLKVVVTDDNNLGRLWPQHRRALDAGVSLALSHGPLRSFPVVNASIELLWCEVGRGTSLAMVTAAASQCIAQCLANASVVLMEPIMKVQVSIPEMYLGRMLSDLSQRRATIREILQRQDMRVVNAEVPLAEMNDYANVVRTLSSGRASFSMSLAAYHPMGAQETAVALRRLSGFTENA, from the exons ATGGATGGAGCCGTCACGCTTCTCGATGGATCTGAGGGTGTCCAGGCACAGACCATTACAGTGTGGGAACAGGCCTGCCGCCACAACCTGCCTCGCCTCATCTTTGTGAACAAGATGGACAAGGCTGCTGCCAGCTTCGATGCTTGCATATCTGATGTGCGTTCGAAGCTGGCAGCTGCTCCTCTGGTGGTGCAACTCCCGCTAAAAACCACAGACAGAATGGTGGGCATTGTTGACTTGGTGTCCATGGAAACTCATATCTGGCCTGCAGACTCCCACCAAGGCCGTGTCTTCACTCGTGCACCTCTTACACCAGGGACTAGCCAATACGAAAAAGCTGCACAGAAGAG GCAGGAGCTCATTGAAGCAGCAGCAGAACTTGATGACCAGTTTGCAGACGAGTTTCTACTACAAGATCGGCAGGTCCCGCCAGATGATCTCATGGCAGCACTGCGAAGAATAACCGTTGCGGGGAAGGGCGCACCAATGCTGTGTGGCAGCGCCTACCGCAACTTGGCGGTGCAGCCCCTGTTGGATGCCGTCATCGACTTTCTGCCCGAACCTGTTGTCTCTGATGGTAGCGGGCAGCTAGCTGCACTGGCCTTCAAAGTGGTGCACACGAAG TTCAAGGGCCCACTAACTTTTGTGAGGCTGTATGGCGGCCGCATCACAATGGGCCAACGACTGTACAATGCCACGCGGGATGTGTCTGAGAAAGCGGTCGAACTGGTTGAAGTGACGGCTGACGAGTATCGCACCGTGCGTGAGGCCCTGGCCGGTGACGTGCTGGCCATTGCTGGACTCCAGCACAGTGTCACCGGAGACCTGCTGGCCGCCAACGCCGCTACAGCTCGCTCAGCCCTCGAAG GGCCTGCTGGTCAACGGGCGGCGATGCAGATTCCGGAGCCCGTACTACTGTGCAGTATTGAGGCACCATCTATGCGTCATCAGAATGCACTGGATGCTGCCCTAGCCTGCATGTTACGTGAAGACCCAGCCCTGCGGCTCAGCCACTGTCCAGACACTGGGCAAATG GTGCTCGGTGGCCTGGGACAGCTTCACCTGGAAGTGACACGGGACCGCATTTTGCTCGAGCACAATGTGGATGCCAGCCTGGGCCCTCTGCAG GTAGCTTACCGGGAGGCACCAACAGATCATGCTGCCAAGTCAGTGCGGCACCTGCTGGACCGCGCTGCGGGCGGTACGAATCACAGGGTCGAAGTCGAGATGCGCGTGTTACCATCCGACGCACCATTTAGAGGACTGAAG GTGGTAGTGACCGATGACAACAACTTGGGGCGGCTTTGGCCGCAGCACAGACGGGCTCTCGATGCTGGAGTATCGCTGGCACTATCACACGGACCCTTGCGAAGCTTCCCAGTGGTCAACGCCAGCATTGAGCTGCTCTGGTGCGAAGTGGGTCGGGGCACCTCTCTGGCCATGGTCACTGCAGCTGCATCCCAATGCATCGCTCAGTGTCTGGCTAACGCTTCTGTCGTGCTCATGGAGCCTATCATGAAGGTTCAG GTGTCCATTCCCGAGATGTATCTTGGCCGTATGCTGAGTGACCTCTCTCAGAGGAGGGCAACGATTAGAGAGATATTGCAACGTCAAGACATGCGTGTCGTGAATGCCGAG GTTCCACTTGCTGAAATGAACGATTACGCAAATGTTGTGCGAACTCTGTCTTCTGGCCGTGCCAGCTTCAGCATGTCCCTAGCTGCCTACCATCCTATGGGAGCACAAGAAACTGCCGTGGCATTGAGGCGGCTCTCTGGATTCACAGAAAATGCCTGA